A window of Kyrpidia spormannii genomic DNA:
CCTCGGCGCCCCGGCGCACATCCTCTCGGTTGACCCCTTTGGCGAAGGCCTTGTCCTTCAATTTCTTTTTCACGGCCCGAACATCCACATCGTAAATACTTTTCGTCGGTCGGACCAAAGCCACGGCGGTGATAAACCCGGACAGCTCATCACAGGCGTACAGACACTTGTCCATCAAGTGGTCCCGGGGCACGCCGAGATAATCCGCGTGGCTGAGAATCGCATGGATGACATCCTCCGGGTAGCCTCTCTGCCTCAGGATCTCGGCGCCCCGGGTGGGATGGTCCTCGGGAGATGG
This region includes:
- a CDS encoding HD domain-containing protein is translated as MSLDREAAWELLNEYTKNPNLIKHALAVEAAMRAYARKYGEDEEKWGIVGLLHDFDYDRWPSPEDHPTRGAEILRQRGYPEDVIHAILSHADYLGVPRDHLMDKCLYACDELSGFITAVALVRPTKSIYDVDVRAVKKKLKDKAFAKGVNREDVRRGAEELGVDLDEHIGFVIEALKGAARELGLEGTQASGTGS